A DNA window from Jaculus jaculus isolate mJacJac1 chromosome 1, mJacJac1.mat.Y.cur, whole genome shotgun sequence contains the following coding sequences:
- the Gpr26 gene encoding G-protein coupled receptor 26 translates to MNSWDAGLAGLLVGTIGVSLLSNGLVLLCLLHSADIRRQAPALFTLNLTCGNLLCTVVNMPLTLAGVVAQRQPAGDRLCRLAAFLDTFLAANSMLSMAALSIDRWVAVVFPLSYRAKMRLRDAALMVAYTWLHALTFPAVALALSWLGFHQLYASCTLCSRRPEERLHFAVFTGTFHALSFLLSFVVLCFTYLKVLKVARFHCKRIDVITMQTLVLLVDIHPSVRERCLEEQRRRRQRATKKISTFIGTFLVCFAPYVITRLVELFSMAPIGPHWGVLSKCLAYSKAASDPFVYSLLRHQYRKTCKELLNRILNRRSIRSVGLTGDSHSQNILPVSE, encoded by the exons ATGAACTCTTGGGACGCTGGCCTGGCGGGGCTGCTGGTGGGCACGATCGGAGTGTCGCTGCTGTCCAACGGGCTGGTGCTGCTCTGCCTCCTGCACAGCGCCGACATCCGCCGCCAGGCGCCGGCGCTCTTCACGCTCAACCTCACCTGTGGCAACCTGCTGTGCACCGTGGTCAACATGCCACTCACGCTGGCCGGCGTCGTGGCGCAGCGACAGCCGGCCGGGGATCGCCTGTGCCGCCTGGCCGCCTTCCTGGACACCTTCCTGGCCGCCAACTCCATGCTGAGCATGGCCGCGCTCAGCATCGACCGCTGGGTGGCCGTGGTCTTCCCGCTGAGCTACCGCGCCAAGATGCGCCTCCGCGACGCGGCGCTCATGGTGGCCTACACGTGGCTGCACGCGCTCACCTTCCCGGCCGTGGCGCTGGCCCTGTCCTGGCTGGGCTTCCACCAGCTGTACGCCTCGTGCACTCTGTGCAGCCGGCGGCCCGAGGAGCGCCTGCACTTCGCCGTCTTCACGGGCACCTTCCACGCGCTCAGCTTCCTGCTGTCCTTCGTCGTGCTGTGCTTCACATACCTCAAGGTGCTCAAGGTGGCCCGCTTCCACTGCAAGCGGATAGACGTGATCACCATGCAGACGCTCGTCCTGTTGGTGGACATCCACCCCAG TGTGAGAGAGCGCTGTCTGGAGGAACAGAGGCGGAGGCGGCAGCGTGCCACCAAGAAGATCAGCACCTTCATAGGGACCTTTCTCGTGTGCTTCGCGCCCTATGTGATCACAAG GCTGGTGGAACTCTTCTCTATGGCGCCCATCGGCCCCCACTGGGGGGTGCTGTCCAAGTGCTTGGCCTACAGCAAGGCCGCCTCCGACCCTTTTGTGTACTCCTTACTGCGACACCAGTACAGGAAGACTTGCAAAGAGCTTCTGAACAGGATCCTCAACAGACGCTCCATCCGCTCGGTGGGCCTCACAGGTGACTCTCATAGTCAGAACATTCTCCCAGTGTCCGAGTGA